The Methylomagnum ishizawai genome has a window encoding:
- a CDS encoding c-type cytochrome: protein MAWISRIGWAMACVLPLAACERDMEDQAKFEPYEAAPLFPNGQAARMPVEGTVPHDDPPAEPVQPQVTLAVLERGRERFDIYCAPCHGRVGDGAGMIVQRGFPQPPSYHDQSLRQAPDRFYFDVIGQGFGRMFSYANRVAPEDRWAIVAYIRALQLSQHATLREVREAGLESRLGAAR from the coding sequence ATGGCCTGGATTAGCCGCATTGGGTGGGCGATGGCCTGCGTCCTGCCGCTGGCCGCGTGCGAGCGCGATATGGAAGACCAAGCCAAATTCGAGCCTTACGAAGCCGCGCCCCTCTTTCCCAACGGGCAAGCGGCCCGGATGCCGGTCGAGGGCACGGTGCCGCACGACGATCCACCGGCGGAACCCGTCCAACCCCAGGTCACGCTGGCTGTGCTGGAGCGGGGCCGGGAGCGTTTCGATATCTATTGCGCGCCCTGTCATGGCCGGGTCGGCGATGGCGCGGGGATGATCGTGCAGCGCGGTTTTCCCCAGCCGCCTTCCTATCACGACCAGAGCTTGCGACAGGCACCCGACCGTTTTTACTTCGATGTGATCGGACAGGGTTTCGGGCGCATGTTTTCCTACGCCAACCGGGTCGCGCCGGAGGACCGTTGGGCCATCGTCGCCTATATCCGCGCCCTGCAACTGAGCCAGCACGCCACCTTGCGGGAGGTGCGGGAGGCCGGTTTGGAAAGCCGGTTGGGGGCGGCGCGATGA
- a CDS encoding DUF3341 domain-containing protein produces MRVALMAEFADAGQLLDAAYAARAAGYRRLEAYAPFAVPGLDEALRLPATLVPAFMLVFGILGAILGFALQVYLAAVDYPLNAGGRPDLSWPPFGLLAFEFAVLGAALAGFVGMLALNGLPRLHHPVFGVADFGRASQDRFFLALEPGDDTEAARRFLLGLEPLAVSEVADGLD; encoded by the coding sequence GTGAGGGTCGCCTTGATGGCCGAATTCGCCGATGCCGGGCAACTGCTGGACGCGGCCTATGCCGCCCGCGCCGCTGGTTATCGGCGCTTGGAGGCTTATGCGCCGTTCGCCGTCCCAGGGCTGGACGAGGCTTTGCGCCTGCCCGCCACCCTGGTTCCGGCGTTCATGCTGGTGTTCGGCATCTTGGGCGCGATCTTGGGATTTGCGCTGCAAGTGTATTTGGCTGCGGTGGATTACCCGCTCAACGCCGGGGGACGGCCTGATCTGAGTTGGCCGCCGTTCGGCTTGCTGGCCTTCGAGTTCGCGGTATTGGGCGCGGCGCTGGCGGGGTTCGTGGGGATGCTGGCTTTGAATGGCTTGCCGCGCTTGCACCATCCGGTGTTCGGGGTGGCGGATTTCGGGCGGGCCAGCCAGGATCGGTTTTTCCTGGCGCTGGAACCAGGGGACGATACGGAAGCGGCGCGGCGGTTCCTGCTGGGCCTGGAACCCTTGGCGGTGTCGGAGGTGGCGGATGGCCTGGATTAG
- the nrfD gene encoding NrfD/PsrC family molybdoenzyme membrane anchor subunit: MPSLDRGEPWLAPDQTDTRLSQELGDLATRPTPRGWWWGFGGSSLGALLLFGTALALFVAGVGLWGINTSVVWGFDITNYVWWIGIGNAGTLISAMLYLARQPWRASINRFAEAMTLFAALIAGLFPIMHMGRPYLFYWLAPYPSVMGVWPQFRSPLVWDMFAILIYILVSSLFWYTGLIPDFATLRDRAQGRWQAWVYGVLALGWRGSARHWQRYEQAYTVMAALAVPLVVSVHSVVGYDFSTSVMPGWRSTLFAPFFVVGAMFSGFAMVILITLILRAAFGLYAFITARHLEAMAKIVLAASLLMGYAYAMEVFIPWYTGNPDDGRAVAHNATGPYAPAYWGMWLCNVGVPQVLWWREARRNIAVLAWVAVLVCVGMWLERYVIVVSGLSQGFLPSQFRLYFPTFWDWSAWLGSLGFFLWLFFLFARFVPMVPIHELRRLAHEQKSEAS; encoded by the coding sequence ATGCCGTCCCTTGATCGGGGTGAACCCTGGCTGGCCCCGGACCAAACCGACACCCGCCTCAGCCAGGAACTCGGCGATCTCGCGACCCGGCCCACGCCGCGCGGCTGGTGGTGGGGTTTCGGTGGGTCGTCCTTGGGGGCTTTACTGCTGTTCGGGACGGCCTTGGCCTTGTTCGTGGCCGGGGTGGGCTTGTGGGGCATCAATACCTCGGTGGTCTGGGGGTTCGATATCACCAACTATGTCTGGTGGATCGGCATCGGCAACGCGGGCACCTTGATTTCGGCCATGCTCTATCTCGCCCGCCAGCCTTGGCGGGCTTCGATCAACCGTTTCGCCGAGGCCATGACCCTGTTCGCGGCGCTGATCGCCGGGTTGTTTCCCATCATGCACATGGGACGGCCTTATCTGTTCTACTGGCTGGCCCCGTATCCCAGTGTCATGGGCGTCTGGCCGCAATTCCGCAGTCCCTTGGTCTGGGACATGTTCGCCATCCTGATTTATATCCTGGTGTCCAGCCTGTTCTGGTACACCGGCCTGATTCCCGATTTCGCCACCCTGCGCGACCGCGCCCAGGGCCGTTGGCAAGCCTGGGTCTATGGTGTGCTGGCCTTGGGTTGGCGCGGGTCGGCCCGGCATTGGCAGCGCTACGAGCAGGCTTATACGGTCATGGCGGCGCTGGCCGTGCCTTTGGTGGTGTCGGTGCATAGCGTGGTCGGCTACGACTTCTCGACCTCGGTCATGCCGGGTTGGCGCTCGACCTTGTTCGCGCCGTTCTTCGTGGTGGGGGCGATGTTTTCGGGTTTCGCCATGGTGATCCTGATTACCTTGATCCTGCGGGCGGCGTTCGGGCTGTACGCCTTCATCACCGCCCGCCATTTGGAGGCGATGGCCAAGATCGTCCTGGCCGCGTCCCTGCTGATGGGCTACGCCTACGCCATGGAGGTTTTCATCCCTTGGTACACCGGCAACCCGGACGATGGGCGGGCGGTCGCGCATAACGCCACCGGACCCTACGCCCCGGCGTATTGGGGGATGTGGCTGTGCAATGTGGGGGTGCCGCAGGTGCTTTGGTGGCGGGAGGCGCGGCGCAATATCGCGGTGCTGGCCTGGGTCGCGGTGTTGGTCTGTGTCGGCATGTGGTTGGAGCGCTATGTCATCGTGGTGAGTGGCTTGAGCCAGGGCTTCCTGCCCAGCCAGTTCCGGCTGTACTTCCCGACCTTCTGGGATTGGAGCGCTTGGCTGGGGAGCCTCGGTTTCTTCCTGTGGCTGTTCTTCCTGTTCGCCCGCTTCGTGCCCATGGTGCCGATCCACGAACTGCGGCGGCTGGCCCACGAGCAAAAATCGGAGGCTTCGTGA
- a CDS encoding 4Fe-4S dicluster domain-containing protein encodes MKTTAPYQPLPAGPDLWRGLEGQGAAFLDFAERGFPDAAALWDQPVRRRRMLELMGASLLLGGLAGCGRPPREEIVPYVREPEREVPGRPRYYATALSHAGYAQGVLVESHAGRPTKVEGNPAHPASLGATDIFAQAAVWGLYDPDRSASVLRRGRPASFQDFAADWAARSVRRGAGLYLLTETVTSPTLAGQIDAWLSAYPEARWVQYETVGRDNPAAGTRLAFGREADTLYRFERAKVVVSLDGDFLTGTPARTRYGHDFIAARRAGIGTGQRPRLYALESCPNLVGAMADRRWPLRVGQMEAVARDLAWRLGLAGIAGAGGAPLPAAALDTLVRELQAHPGAGIVVAGDHLPPTVHALAEAINARLGNIGGTVSHIEPVAARAGGVGLAQLVDEMRGGRVQALFILGANPVYSAPVDLEFAAALAQVPFRVHHGLYRDETAALCDWHLPATHELESWTDTRAYDGTVSLVQPLIAPLYGGHSAHELMGLLSGRPGLADYEAVRGHWRDRQAGPDFEDFWRGALRAGVVPATASAVLDLALRPDFTDDLAPPSIPPAGLEIRFRPDPHLYDGRYANNGWLQELPRPLTKLVWENAALLGPGTAERLRLVSGDRVELVYQGRRVAIPVWVVPGHAEDGVTLELGYGRERAGALGDGTGVSAYRLRTRASPAFDAGLELRPAARAGGWEGLGLGQDGKPATTQHHGDLEGRDLVWVVRADAGSAMPSRPAAASASLFPPYRYDGHAWAMVIDLDACIGCNACAMACQAENNVPIVGKDEVRRGREMHWLRIDRYYAGPPAHPKTYFQPVPCMHCEQAPCEPVCPVQASIHDSEGLNNQVYNRCVGTRFCQSNCPYKVRRFNFFGYAAREATHEGAPITAALRNPDVTVRSRGVMEKCTYCVQRINQARIQAGLEDRDIREGEIVTACQQACPTQAIVFGDLNRPDSAVNAWKRDPRHYVLLEELGTRPRTTYLARVEVDDAVP; translated from the coding sequence ATGAAGACCACGGCGCCCTATCAACCCCTTCCGGCCGGGCCGGACTTGTGGCGCGGCCTGGAAGGGCAGGGCGCGGCGTTTTTGGACTTCGCCGAACGTGGTTTTCCCGATGCGGCGGCGTTGTGGGACCAGCCGGTGCGGCGTCGCCGGATGCTGGAACTGATGGGCGCTTCGTTGTTGCTGGGCGGCCTCGCGGGCTGTGGCCGACCGCCCCGCGAGGAAATCGTGCCCTATGTCCGCGAACCCGAGCGCGAGGTGCCGGGCCGGCCCCGCTATTACGCCACCGCCCTGAGCCATGCGGGCTATGCCCAGGGCGTGCTGGTGGAAAGCCACGCGGGCCGTCCGACCAAGGTGGAAGGCAATCCGGCCCATCCGGCCAGCCTGGGCGCGACCGATATCTTCGCCCAGGCGGCGGTGTGGGGGCTGTACGATCCCGACCGCTCGGCCTCGGTCCTGCGGCGCGGCCGGCCCGCGTCGTTCCAGGATTTCGCGGCGGACTGGGCGGCGCGTTCGGTCCGGCGCGGTGCCGGGCTGTATCTGCTCACCGAAACCGTGACCTCGCCGACCTTGGCCGGACAGATCGACGCTTGGTTGAGCGCCTACCCGGAAGCCCGCTGGGTCCAATACGAAACCGTGGGCCGCGATAATCCGGCGGCGGGGACGCGGCTGGCGTTCGGGCGCGAGGCCGACACGCTCTACCGTTTCGAGCGGGCCAAGGTGGTGGTGTCGCTGGACGGCGATTTCCTGACCGGAACGCCCGCCCGTACCCGTTATGGGCATGATTTCATCGCGGCACGCCGGGCCGGGATCGGGACCGGCCAGCGGCCCCGGCTCTATGCGCTGGAATCCTGTCCCAACCTGGTCGGCGCGATGGCGGACCGGCGCTGGCCGTTGCGGGTGGGACAGATGGAAGCGGTGGCCCGCGATCTGGCGTGGCGTCTGGGGCTGGCCGGAATCGCGGGCGCTGGCGGCGCTCCGCTGCCCGCCGCCGCGTTGGACACCCTGGTGCGCGAACTGCAAGCCCATCCCGGAGCCGGGATCGTCGTCGCGGGCGACCATCTGCCGCCCACGGTCCATGCCTTGGCCGAGGCCATCAATGCGCGGCTGGGCAATATCGGCGGCACCGTGTCGCATATCGAGCCGGTGGCGGCGCGTGCTGGCGGGGTCGGTTTGGCCCAGCTGGTGGACGAGATGCGCGGCGGGCGGGTGCAAGCCTTGTTCATCCTGGGCGCGAATCCGGTGTATAGCGCCCCGGTCGATCTGGAATTCGCGGCGGCCTTGGCGCAAGTGCCGTTCCGGGTCCACCACGGACTTTACCGCGACGAAACCGCCGCCCTGTGCGATTGGCACCTCCCGGCCACCCACGAACTGGAAAGCTGGACCGATACCCGCGCCTACGATGGCACGGTGTCGCTGGTGCAGCCCTTGATCGCGCCTTTGTACGGCGGGCATTCGGCCCATGAATTGATGGGCCTGTTGTCGGGACGGCCCGGCCTTGCCGATTACGAGGCGGTGCGCGGCCATTGGCGCGACCGCCAGGCCGGTCCGGATTTCGAGGATTTTTGGCGCGGCGCGTTGCGGGCGGGCGTGGTGCCCGCTACCGCGTCGGCGGTGTTGGATTTGGCGTTGCGCCCCGATTTCACGGACGACTTGGCACCGCCCAGCATCCCACCCGCCGGGCTGGAAATCCGCTTCCGGCCCGATCCCCATCTTTACGACGGGCGCTACGCCAACAACGGCTGGCTCCAGGAATTGCCGCGCCCGCTGACCAAGCTGGTCTGGGAAAACGCCGCCCTGCTCGGTCCCGGCACGGCGGAGCGCTTGCGCTTGGTGAGCGGCGACCGGGTGGAGTTGGTTTATCAAGGCCGCCGGGTGGCAATCCCGGTCTGGGTGGTGCCCGGCCACGCCGAGGATGGGGTCACGCTGGAACTGGGCTATGGCCGGGAGCGGGCCGGGGCGCTGGGCGATGGGACCGGGGTTTCGGCCTATCGGTTGCGGACCCGCGCTTCCCCCGCTTTCGATGCGGGCTTGGAACTGCGTCCGGCGGCACGCGCTGGCGGGTGGGAGGGCTTGGGCTTGGGGCAGGATGGGAAACCCGCCACCACCCAGCATCATGGCGATCTGGAAGGCCGCGATTTGGTGTGGGTGGTCCGGGCGGATGCCGGGTCCGCCATGCCGTCCCGGCCCGCCGCGGCCTCCGCTTCGCTGTTTCCCCCTTACCGCTACGACGGCCATGCCTGGGCCATGGTGATCGACCTCGACGCCTGCATCGGCTGCAACGCCTGCGCGATGGCCTGCCAAGCCGAGAACAACGTTCCCATCGTCGGCAAGGACGAAGTCCGGCGCGGGCGGGAAATGCATTGGCTCAGGATCGACCGCTATTATGCCGGCCCGCCCGCCCATCCCAAGACCTATTTCCAACCCGTGCCCTGTATGCACTGCGAGCAAGCGCCTTGCGAGCCGGTGTGCCCGGTGCAGGCGTCGATCCATGATTCCGAAGGGCTGAACAACCAAGTGTATAACCGCTGCGTGGGGACGCGGTTCTGCCAATCGAACTGCCCGTACAAGGTGCGGCGCTTCAATTTTTTTGGCTATGCGGCCCGCGAGGCAACCCACGAGGGCGCACCGATCACCGCCGCTTTGCGCAATCCCGATGTGACCGTCAGGAGCCGGGGCGTGATGGAGAAATGCACCTACTGCGTGCAGCGGATCAACCAAGCCCGTATCCAGGCCGGCTTGGAAGACCGCGACATCCGCGAGGGCGAGATCGTGACCGCCTGCCAGCAAGCCTGTCCGACCCAGGCCATCGTGTTCGGCGATTTGAACCGGCCCGATAGCGCGGTGAACGCCTGGAAACGCGATCCCCGCCATTATGTCCTACTGGAGGAATTGGGAACGCGGCCCCGCACGACCTATCTGGCGCGGGTGGAGGTGGACGATGCCGTCCCTTGA
- a CDS encoding cytochrome c3 family protein gives MAQIFHPRADAYARIILGTVLALVLLGASVGLAWVRSPYATGVGAIPRQPVPFSHKHHVGGLGLDCRYCHASVERAASAGMPATETCMTCHSQVWTQAAMLAPVRDSWRTGQPLRWTRVYDLPDFVYFNHSAHIVHGVGCTTCHGPVGEMPLLRQEHSLLMSWCLDCHREPSRQLRPRAAVFDPAWRPVGDPASAGPALARDYRVRGVGLTDCYTCHR, from the coding sequence GTGGCTCAGATTTTCCATCCTAGGGCGGATGCCTACGCCCGGATCATCCTCGGCACCGTGTTGGCGTTGGTGCTGTTGGGGGCGTCCGTGGGGCTGGCCTGGGTCCGTTCCCCCTATGCGACCGGCGTCGGGGCCATCCCCAGGCAGCCGGTGCCATTCAGCCATAAGCACCATGTCGGCGGTCTGGGGCTGGATTGCCGCTATTGCCACGCCTCGGTCGAGCGGGCCGCGTCCGCCGGGATGCCCGCCACCGAAACCTGTATGACCTGCCATTCCCAGGTGTGGACCCAGGCCGCGATGTTGGCCCCGGTCCGCGATAGTTGGCGCACCGGCCAGCCCTTGCGCTGGACCAGGGTCTACGACCTGCCCGATTTCGTCTATTTCAACCACAGCGCCCATATCGTCCACGGCGTGGGCTGCACCACCTGCCACGGGCCGGTGGGCGAAATGCCCTTGCTGCGCCAGGAACATAGCCTGCTCATGTCCTGGTGCCTGGATTGCCACCGGGAACCTTCACGCCAACTCCGTCCCCGCGCCGCCGTATTCGATCCCGCTTGGCGTCCGGTGGGCGATCCGGCCAGCGCCGGTCCGGCCCTGGCCCGTGATTATCGGGTGCGCGGGGTGGGCCTGACCGATTGCTATACCTGCCACCGATGA